The Acipenser ruthenus chromosome 37, fAciRut3.2 maternal haplotype, whole genome shotgun sequence genome has a window encoding:
- the LOC131706864 gene encoding homeobox protein pnx-like: protein MRKTSFSVEDILDPIKFNGKREQVCRCRFTGEFIESEGQFIQHRLQNRQEKTASTEPQENEHQNRGDLNCETQTGLGSTESLRCPEQQTHCTALDPPRNEHVEENSQRSPSKPKSCKTRRIRTAFTFQQLHVLETRFHSSHYLSVCERFSIASALHLSQTQLKIWFQNRRTKWKKENEGKEKDRSADELHRASPTHHHFGVSPYSSILHNPSTLPYPAKTSLRYTPQTLISTLYPQPLLLAPVFYNPLF, encoded by the exons ATGAGAAAAACGTCTTTTTCTGTAGAAGATATTTTGGATCCCATCAAATTCAACGGGAAACGTGAACAAGTGTGCAGATGCCGCTTCACTGGAGAGTTCATTGAGAGCGAGGGACAGTTTATACAACACCGCCTTCAAAACAGACAAG AAAAAACAGCCTCTACAGAACCACAGGAAAATGAACATCAAAACAGAGGAGATTTGAACTGTGAGACACAGACTGGCCTGGGTTCAACAGAGAGCTTGAGGTGCCCTGAACAGCAAACACACTGCACAGCGCTGGACCCACCTAGAAATGAGCATGTGGAAGAGAACAGCCAGCGCAGCCCCAGCAAACCCAAATCCTGCAAGACCAGGCGGATACGGACAGCGTTCACTTTCCAGCAGCTCCATGTCCTGGAAACCCGCTTCCACTCCAGCCACTACCTCTCAGTGTGCGAGCGCTTCAGCATCGCCTCCGCCCTGCACCTGTCCCAAACGCAGCTCAAGATTTGGTTCCAGAACCGCCGCACCAAGTGGAAGAAGGAAAACGAGGGAAAGGAGAAAGACAGGTCTGCAGATGAGCTTCACCGAGCCAGCCCAACCCACCACCACTTTGGTGTCTCCCCCTACTCCTCAATTCTACACAACCCCTCCACCTTACCATACCCAGCAAAGACCAGCTTGAGGTACACACCACAGACTCTGATCTCAACACTTTATCCACAGCCACTCCTACTGGCACCTGTGTTTTATAATCCTCTGTTTTAA